A single region of the Glycine max cultivar Williams 82 chromosome 20, Glycine_max_v4.0, whole genome shotgun sequence genome encodes:
- the LOC100789542 gene encoding uncharacterized protein: MSEAKTQIESIRKWVVEHKLRTVGCLWLSGITGSIAYNWSRPNMKTSVKIIHARLHAQALTLGALAGAALVEYYDRKTGAKAS; encoded by the exons ATGTCGGAAGCTAAGACCCAAATTGAATCCATAAGGAAGTGGGTCGTCGAGCACAAGCTCCGTACTGTTG GGTGTCTATGGCTCAGTGGTATTACGGGTTCGATCGCTTACAATTGGTCTCGACCCAACATGAAAACTAGTGTTAAGATCATTCACGCAAG GTTGCATGCACAGGCTCTTACACTGGGAGCATTAGCCGGAGCTGCACTAGTAGAATATTATGATCGTAAGACAGGAGCAAAGGCTTCGTAA
- the LOC100500140 gene encoding auxin-repressed superfamily protein produces MGLLDHLWDDTLAGPRPENGLGKLRKHHSFAFRSASAKESDSGSVKSYGEDSPKNAVRVTRSIMIVKPPGNQSPSGSAPASPAGSTPPVSPFSGARESFRFRRRSTSDAYEKTGQNRSSSSSPFDV; encoded by the exons ATGGGCCTCCTCGATCACTTGTGGGATGACACCCTCGCCGGTCCTCGCCCGGAGAACGGCCTCGGCAAGCTCCGAAAGCACCACTCCTTCGCTTTCCGATCTGCCTCCGCCAAGG AATCAGACAGCGGAAGCGTGAAATCGTACGGTGAGGATTCGCCCAAGAATGCGGTGAGAGTGACGCGAAGTATAATGATCGTGAAACCACCTGGTAACCAGAGTCCCAGTGGATCCGCTCCGGCTTCCCCCGCCGGTTCTACTCCTCCGGTGTCTCCGTTTTCGG GAGCTAGAGAATCCTTCCGTTTTCGGAGAAGGTCAACATCAGATGCGTACGAGAAGACAGGCCAGAACAGATCAAGCTCTTCTTCTCCTTTCGATGTGTGA
- the LOC106797713 gene encoding soluble epoxide hydrolase: MHFAEKGEGPVVLFLHGFPDLWYCWRNQILNLSELGYHAVAPDLRGYGDTQVLGHDHDKASRYTDYIFNGGFKQDVPSLEEVKVLPGVGHFSIAAEAADRVNTEIYNFIHKFPN, from the exons ATGCATTTTGCGGAGAAAGGGGAAGGGCCAGTGGTGTTGTTCTTGCATGGCTTCCCTGATCTCTGGTACTGCTGGCGCAACCAGATTCTGAATCTGAGCGAACTGGGTTACCATGCAGTGGCCCCCGATCTCCGAGGCTACGGTGACACCCAAGTCCTAGGCCACGATCATGATAAAGCGAGCAGATACACA GACTATATCTTCAACGGTGGTTTCAAGCAAGATGTGCCATCTTTGGAGGAAGTGAAAGTGCTTCCTGGGGTTGGACACTTCAGCATCGCAGCAGAGGCAGCAGACAGAGTCAACACTgaaatttataactttattcACAAGTTCCCAAACTGA
- the LOC100790071 gene encoding 60S ribosomal protein L22-2 — translation MSRGSATAAKGKKKGATFTIDCAKPVEDKIMDIASLEKFLQERIKVGGKAGALADTITVTREKTKIIVTSDSNFSKRYLKYLTKKYLKKHNVRDWLRVIASNKDRSIYELRYFNIAENEGEEED, via the exons atgagTCGAGGAAGTGCAACTGCTGCGAAGGGCAAGAAGAAGGGTGCGACATTCACCATTGACTGCGCCAAGCCAGTGGAGGACAAGATCATGGACATCGCGTCTCTCGAGAAGTTCCTTCAAGAGAGGATTAAGGTTGGTGGCAAGGCCGGTGCTCTCGCCGACACCATCACCGTCACACGTGAGAAGACCAAAATCATAGTTACTTCAGACAGCAACTTCTCCAAACG GTATCTCAAGTACTTAACTAAGAAGTACTTGAAGAAGCACAATGTGCGGGACTGGCTCAGAGTGATTGCTTCTAACAAAGATAGAAGCATTTATGAATTGAGGTACTTCAACATTGCTGAGAATGAAGGAGAGGAAGAAGATTAA
- the LOC100791657 gene encoding 60S ribosomal protein L18: MGIDLKAGGKSKKTKRTAPKSNDIYLKLLVKLYRFLVRRTGSNFNAVILKRLFMSKVNKPPLSLSRLIKYTKGKEDKIAVVVGSITDDIRVYEVPPLKVTALRFTETARARIEKAGGECLTFDQLALRAPLGQNTVLLRGPKNAREAVKHFGPAPGVPHSHTKPYVRAKGRKFERARGRRNSRGFRV, translated from the exons ATG GGGATCGATCTCAAGGCCGGAGGTAAGAGCAAAAAGACCAAAAGAACAGCACCCAAGTCCAATGATATCTATCTCAAGCTCTTGGTCAAG CTTTATCGCTTCCTTGTTCGGAGAACTGGCAGCAACTTCAATGCTGTTATACTTAAGAGATTGTTCATGAGCAAGGTTAACAAACCCCCATTGTCTTTGTCAAGGTTGATTAAGTATACGAAGGGGAAG GAAGATAAGATTGCAGTGGTGGTGGGGTCTATAACCGATGATATTCGTGTTTATGAAGTTCCACCATTGAAAGTTACAGCACTCAGGTTTACAGAGACTGCCCGTGCAAGAATTGAGAAGGCAGGCGGTGAATGCTTGACGTTTGATCAGTTGGCTCTCAGGGCTCCTCTGGGACAGAACACG GTCCTTCTTAGAGGCCCAAAGAATGCTCGCGAAGCTGTGAAGCACTTTGGTCCTGCTCCTGGTGTCCCTCACAGCCACACCAAGCCTTATGTTCGAGCAAAGGGAAGGAAGTTTGAGAGGGCTAGAGGAAGGAGGAACAGCCGAGGATTTAGGGTTTGA
- the LOC100792179 gene encoding uncharacterized protein: MDWKQYRLGPKNMDCGFLLLLLFFHLFLPHSSGKPSGVCVSQGGRFPPFKSEGGAPKNGPKDLTLCRIFRKKTCCDVTHTHPALLSVRKLASTGEATQECLHLWELLECSICDPRVGTQPGPPLICASLCERIYEACSNAYFSMDVKTQILAPCGVNDFVCGRAAEWVSNGTDLCLAAGFRVKPSDIVDIASEETSCYGDKASLGSVVDSWKASQFELTEKGESLRMLDDFQQWAREMPFGERVSWAIGGMVLTAGLMFISKRKSHNQRQKLAAIKRTARKLESRMMEQRPSNAQENRRVSR, from the exons ATGGATTGGAAGCAGTACCGACTCGGACCCAAGAACATGGATTGTGGCTTCCTGCTTTTGCTCCTCTTCTTCCATCTCTTCCTTCCTCACTCCTCTG GTAAACCCAGTGGAGTGTGTGTTTCTCAAGGAGGTCGTTTTCCTCCCTTCAAATCCGAAGGTGGTGCTCCCAAAAATGGTCCTAAAGATTTGACTCTTTGCCGGATTTTTCGCAAAAAGACTTGCTGCGATGTAACCCATACTCATCCTGCACTTCTGTCTGTAAGGAAGCTTGCTTCTACTGGGGAAGCTACCCAAGAGTGCTTACACTTATGGGAACTGTTGGAGTGTTCCATATGCGATCCACGTGTTGGTACTCAGCCTGGACCCCCTCTTATTTGTGCATCTTTATGCGAGAGAATTTATGAGGCATGCTCAAATGCTTACTTCTCTATGGATGTGAAAACACAA ATTCTAGCACCTTGTGGAGTAAATGACTTTGTATGTGGTAGGGCTGCTGAATGGGTCTCCAATGGTACAGATCTTTGTCTTGCTGCAGGTTTTCGAGTGAAACCATCCGATATTGTAGATATTGCCTCAGAAGAAACTTCTTGCTATGGCGATAAAGCAAGTCTAGGTTCTGTTGTCGATTCATGGAAGGCTTCACAGTTTGAGTTGACCGAGAAAGGTGAGAGCTTGAGGATGTTGGATGATTTCCAGCAATGGGCAAGGGAAATGCCATTTGGTGAAAGAGTTTCTTGGGCTATAGGGGGGATGGTTCTAACAGCAGGCTTGATGTTTATAAG CAAAAGGAAAAGCCATAACCAACGCCAGAAACTAGCAGCTATAAAGCGAACTGCAAGGAAGCTTGAAAGCAGGATGATGGAACAACGGCCTTCTAATGCTCAAGAAAATAGAAGAGTTTCTAGATAA
- the LOC100791126 gene encoding epoxide hydrolase A, protein MESIEHRTVEVNGIKMHVAEKGEGAVVLFLHGFPELWYSWRHQILALSSLGYRAVAPDLRGYGDTEAPSTVNSYTCFHLVGDIIALIDSLGVDKVFLVAHDWGAIIGWYLCLFRPDRIKAYVCLSVPFRPFLGRNPKQKTVDFFHSLYGDDYYICRFQEPGKMEAEMAGVDTAYLMKNILTTRKTGPPTFPKGEYGTGFNPVTPDTLPSWISQEDLDYYVTKFNKTGFSGGLNYYRNLNLNWELTAPWTGAGIVDVPVKFITGGVDLVYTSPGMKEYIHNGGFKKDVPTLEEVVVQEGVAHFNNQEAAEDVSNHIYDFIKKF, encoded by the exons atggagAGCATAGAGCACAGAACGGTGGAAGTGAACGGCATAAAGATGCATGTTGCAGAGAAAGGAGAAGGAGCAGTGGTGTTGTTCTTGCACGGCTTCCCAGAACTCTGGTACTCATGGCGCCACCAGATTCTAGCTCTGAGCTCCCTCGGTTACCGTGCGGTGGCACCTGATCTCCGTGGCTACGGTGACACAGAGGCCCCTTCTACGGTGAACAGCTACACGTGTTTTCATCTGGTGGGTGATATCATTGCTCTCATCGACTCTCTGGGTGTGGACAAAGTGTTCCTGGTGGCTCATGATTGGGGTGCCATCATCGGTTGGTACCTCTGCTTGTTCCGACCAGACAGAATCAAGGCTTATGTGTGCCTCAGTGTCCCCTTCCGCCCCTTCCTCGGAAGAAACCCCAAACAGAAAACCGTTGACTTTTTCCATTCCTTGTATGGAGATGACTACTACATCTGCAGATTCCAG GAACCAGGGAAGATGGAAGCTGAGATGGCTGGCGTTGACACTGCGTATCTGATGAAGAACATACTTACAACGCGCAAAACCGGTCCACCCACTTTTCCAAAAGGGGAGTATGGAACTGGATTTAATCCAGTTACTCCAGACACCTTGCCCTCTTGGATCTCTCAAGAAGATCTTGATTATTATGTTACTAAATTCAACAAGACTGGCTTCTCTGGAGGCTTGAACTACTACAGAAACCTCAATTT AAATTGGGAACTGACAGCACCATGGACTGGAGCAGGCATCGTAGATGTACCGGTTAAGTTCATCACAGGTGGCGTTGACTTGGTGTACACTTCTCCGGGGATGAAGGAGTATATCCACAACGGTGGTTTCAAGAAAGATGTGCCAACTTTAGAGGAAGTGGTGGTGCAGGAAGGGGTTGCACACTTCAACAACCAAGAAGCAGCAGAGGACGTGAGCAATCACATCTACGACTTCATTAAGAAGTTCTGA
- the LOC100500140 gene encoding auxin-repressed superfamily protein isoform X1 encodes MGLLDHLWDDTLAGPRPENGLGKLRKHHSFAFRSASAKESDSGSVKSYGEDSPKNAVRVTRSIMIVKPPGNQSPSGSAPASPAGSTPPVSPFSGKELENPSVFGEGQHQMRTRRQARTDQALLLLSMCEK; translated from the exons ATGGGCCTCCTCGATCACTTGTGGGATGACACCCTCGCCGGTCCTCGCCCGGAGAACGGCCTCGGCAAGCTCCGAAAGCACCACTCCTTCGCTTTCCGATCTGCCTCCGCCAAGG AATCAGACAGCGGAAGCGTGAAATCGTACGGTGAGGATTCGCCCAAGAATGCGGTGAGAGTGACGCGAAGTATAATGATCGTGAAACCACCTGGTAACCAGAGTCCCAGTGGATCCGCTCCGGCTTCCCCCGCCGGTTCTACTCCTCCGGTGTCTCCGTTTTCGGGTAAG GAGCTAGAGAATCCTTCCGTTTTCGGAGAAGGTCAACATCAGATGCGTACGAGAAGACAGGCCAGAACAGATCAAGCTCTTCTTCTCCTTTCGATGTGTGAGAAATGA